tgtgtcatcCGAGCCACCATCTTAGTCTTAgtagtagatggtgaccctgagtgatgcctaaacaaagatggctTTGTCCTTTGCAGAGAAAGGCAGCTGGAGGTATTGTAAGGGGGAATACTATGATCCAAGATACCTGAAAGTGTtgcacatattacacagcatgcTGCacttgccattaaaaaaaaaaaaaaacattgtatcaaTACAccaattctttttctttgttcattGTATTATCCTCATAACCCTTCTGTGATGAAGTGGGCTCACATTTTACATAGTTGGGATACAGTGAATGGGGTGATAAAGGATCCGGGAATCCCCCCCTCACTTCTCCCCAAATCCTTGCTTCAGCCCTTGCCATCATTCTTCTGCTTGCACCACGGTAAAAGTGATGACCGCCCTTGAACTGATGAGCGAGACCAGGCCAAGCTGTTAATTGCACACCTTCTGCAGGTCTGGCAGATAGGTTGGCATCAGCGCAAGGAAAGCAGGCGGGGCACAAAACAAAGGTGACAGCGCTACACCAGGACGCCTCGACTCTAATCCCAATTAATTTTATTCAGCCAGTCCGAGCAGAATGCCAGCAGTTAATTACAATGATCACACTGTTGCCTGTCTTTAAAAGCAGGAGGTTGCAGCGCTGCGAGGCCCAGCGCCGTTAATTGCCTGACTCGCAGGGAAGCTATTGATTTGGAGCCGTCAGGGACGGCTCCCCGGCTCAGAAAGGATTACATCCCTAATTGTTCCTAGCCTTCCGTTAACAAGATACGCTTCAATAGCGGCTCTGAACCTTATCAGCCTCTGTGCGCTGTAATAAGCTGCTTCTTCCTTCCGTACTCACATCCGCACTCCTAATGGGGAGAAATGCCGCCTTTAGATGCACATCTCCGATAAAGCTGCCCTGCTTCTTCTGCGGCCTAACTCTAGTGTCCAGGCAAAGCCTGGTTTGGTTCTTACTATTGGATCCCCCAAGAGATTTCACAAACTGTCAGCCAGAATCGATCAAACCAGTTTGGGTGGACGGACCCTTCAAAAAGAAACgcaacttcttaaaaaaaaaaaaaaaaaaagaatgcaatacCAACCGCTGCGTAAATGTAAAAGTTGTCAACTCTTATTATCGCATGGCGTTCTTTACGAAATGCCCTCCAAAAATAAAGACTGGTCTGCTCAAAACCTAAGGCTGAATATCAAGCATTTCCAGAGCTGACcttgttgcaaaaaaataaagagaaggcTACAGGGGCTTTTGAGGGTGCAAGGTCTCGCTCACTGTAAAACCAAAGCTGATCATGTGATACTATCCTCACATGGTTCCCGCCAACTTAGCCTGAGGAGTTTAGTGCTGTGCTATTCTCTGTCTATCTTCATACAGAAGCAGTTTTTTCTGCTAtgacttttatattaaaatatttgcaatctaAAAAACTTGCTTCTTCAGACCCAGTTAGGCCTTCTTGAGTGGTTGAGGCCTGCCGGCaattaggaagtttttttttttttaatgctccttACAAAGCCCTTGTTCTTCATGTTGTGTTGCCTCATTTATGGTGTCTACTAATCTCATCATCATTATCGAGCATCGGGATGCATTTGGCTGCCATTGTTTGTAAtcttattatacagtatttaaagagGAGGCATCTAAAATATGTCACCTCATCCTGTGCTGCTAAATACCACGCAATGCCACAATCCCGTGtattatatgttgtgttttcACTGTGTTCTGGGCTAAAGTTGCTCTTTTTGGCTATAAAGTTTAGCAATTACATAACCAGCAACTTCTTCTGTTTGCAGGATCATCCATAAGCAGTGAGTCTTCCCCCGTCTCCTCACCAGCAACCAATCACAGCTCTCCCGCAAGCACGCCAAAAAGGGGTCCAATGGGGCCGATCATTGTGCCCCCGGGGGGACACTCTGTGCCGAACACACCACCTGTAGTGACCATTGCACCAACTAAGACTGTCAATGGGGTCTGGAGGAGCGAAGCCCGCCAGGTAAGACTCAACTTGCATGAGCTCTATTCAGGGATGAAGAAACAACCATATTGTCAACACATAGGACTTCAGCTATCCAACCTTTTCATACCCAACATTAACACTTTTcagtacaaacaaataaaaagaatctgGTTTAATATCGAACAGCCTATCGAGGAAAAATGCCATGAAAAGAGACTTGCCCTACATAAAAGAATATTCTGCTCAGCTTTGATGTCCAACGTGAATTCTATGCCACAATATTGCTTGCATTTTAATCAGTCTTTGATACAAAGCGACCAGGCCAAGCAACCTCTGGTTACATCAGATAATCCTTGCACCCTGTGGGAGGTGGATGGTGGGCTACCTTGTGTTTAGGCCCTGCAGAACCAAAGCACCCCCCTTATTATTTTTAGCCCCTGCTGCCCCTCTGACCTTCCTATACGCCCAATAGCCGGGGGCAGGTCACAGTTCAGAAGCAGCTGAATACTCACCCAGCAGGGTGGagagaaagggaggggggaaaCTCACTGAAGGccttaaacacacacacacacacacacacaagggcCTGGAAagtgaacagatgttgtgttcaTTAAGAATTCCAATCAACGGAGCCCCATCCCTTTCAATTAATTATGGCTGATGTGTCTGAAGGAAGGGGAGAGATTTTCAGGGAGGGAGAAAAGGCTTCTTCCagctttgtaaatacattttttttctctctttggcTCTGTGGCTCGTTCCGCATTGTGAACCCAGCTTGACGTACAAGCATCAGACTTTTTACGGTGGCAGCATAATCCACATCCCTCGACAGAGAATgtaatcatatataaatatacccacTGCTATCCAATCGGCTTACACTCTAATATACAGTCACACACTATGAtgatgcatttatatagcactgacatataccacagtgttgtacagagaacactgagccagtcccatcagtctctacAGAGTAGCTGACACTTTATTGCCCCCTTATAGTTATACAGACCCATTAGGTCCATTGAAGCTGGAAAGAAAACTGCATGAACATAAGAGGGGAGCGCAGGTAAAGTCCCCGAATGCCAACAGTGCAACCCTACTTTTAAATTTCCATTGAAATCCATCACGCAAATGTGCAGCTATTACAATACACTGGATAACCATGGTCTGGAGGACCCCAAATCTTGCAAATTTTTAGGGTTCACAGTAAGATTACAAAATATTGCTCTTGCAATCTTTTGGGTATGAGGAAGGTTGCAGAAGACAAATGAGCTCCCAATAAATTGTggtgaaaatgataaaaacaaagttGAAGCAATTATAATCTAACGTACAAGGAAGAAACTGGACAAAATGGCTCAGTCTATTGGTGagagaaatgtttatttacagtagGGTCCTTTTATCTATCAGCCCCCCCTTTCCTGAACTAACTGACACAAAGCACCCACCCCAGCTTCCTATTAGCTTCTATAGCAGAGCTGCATCCTTGATCTGCGTCTACTACTACTTGCCAGTAATCCTTTTTTGGTGCTGGCTGCAAAGTCCCCATAGATTTTGTATAATGCCATGGCAGCCATTCTAGAACTGCTCCACATAACTATAATGTCATGGCAGCCATTCTAGGGCTGCTCCACATGACTCTGAAGACATGGCTTTTATGAAAATAAGAAGTGTTGATCCTGGTATTGAGATTCTTGACAAGGCACTTCTGTTACAGGGCAACTTTGGCTGGTAATTTGCACTTTGGCTAAACCACCCTGAGAGATAACATGCAGCCATCAATGGAATTATTTCACGTTTTGAATGCAGAATGCAAAGTGGCTACAAGAGCAGCAGCACTGCTACGCatccaagaataaaaaatataaattgcattttttttttttttttttttaaagaggcagAACAAACTACATGTCATCTCATTACTACTTCAAAAAGGAGGGAAAAATAATGCAATGCCAAATTGGCTTTAAATGACAGGTACAGCACAAGGAAAATGTTGCTGGTGAAAGTGCTGCATGTCGGTGAGAAATCACTGATGGATAGAAGAGGTTAGGGGTGCAGATAAATGGGACAGGAGTGAATAGATAGCTGCTATTACAGAGGGTGAGCACAAGAGACCAGCTACAGGCTACAAAGCGCACGTTTGTAATTACGCGCACAATAACCGCTCTGCCATTGTTGCACTTTGACGATATTTCCTAGCAGATGTAAGCACTTGACATGTAGAAGCGCGGCAGCAGCTGCATTTGTACGGAGATAATGGGGAGGCAAGCAGAATGAAAACTGTAAAGCGCGCAGGATAAGTGCTTCATGGAGCAGCCCGCAGACACTTGACTGTGCCGTTCCGCTTGTCTTGCTCCCTGCGGCTGATGCGCTATGACGTTCTGCTGCATTTTACCAGATCAGCAAGCATGCAGATTCCGCCGCCTCACTTCTTGGCCCATCTAACCATTACAAACCATCCAGCCTTGTAAAGAGACCCCTGAGAGACGCTCCATTCAGGCCTCGGCtggcttcttttatttttttgttttcttttttaatcgcGGCTTTATAAAGCTGCATATGTTTGCACAATGAATCGTAGCTCAGCCATTCCAGACGACACTACATGTGATCTTCAGTTAccttctatatataaaacaaaggatGCCATATGAAATTACACATCATATTATATTTTCTAGGACATGTATGTTACTAAGCTAACTTTAAAAGGGCACCAACCTTGTATAATATATGCAAACACCTCCATGCTGTAGAGGAAGatggtgaaaataaatgtattcatcccAATGATTTCAAAACCTACAACACATTTCAGAAGGTTAGAAGCTGCCTCAGTGATCAGGGCTTAGCAATTAACTGGAAAAACAGACCAGACCATTTCCAATCGTCCATAGTCAAGTCAAGCcctgaaatgtgttttgttatttctgATTATTGTGACAAAAAAATGCATCTAGACTCAATATACATCAATGGCACCTTCTTCCACTACAATCTTCTGAAATATTGTTCCAAATTTGGTTATTGCTCTCTTTTTGGTGCATTTAAAATTTACTTCTGCACTAGTGTGGGATATTTGGCTTTAGGAACATCCGGCCCTTTGTCATGTAAGATCTCTCAATAGTAACGTGGTATCCTTTTCTCTCTAGCAGTCAGAAGGAGCTTCCCGGGCAAGCAGTCTCAGCAGAGAGCGACTGCTCGCAGAATCTCAAATGCCACCAGAGAAGGCCGGCACTCCCTCCATACCTTCGCACCTACTGGGAAACGCATACGCCTTTGCCATTCCACCAAGCTCTGTCGTCCAGGATTCCCGCTTCCCCTTAAAGTAAGTCAGTAGGTCCTTATAGTTAGCCAAGCCAGGTTGGGTCTAATAAAAAATActcttggtttaaaaaaaaaaaaaaaaaaatagtgaaattatTTCATAGCAATTTACAACCTACACACATTGCAGTGTGAGAATTATACATGACTGTAGCTTTCATTAGGAGACAACAACCAAGGCATAGAAGCATAAATTATGGCATATATCTGTGCCATCATTACAGAATATCTTGGCATTCAAGCAATCTCTGATTGGGCCTTTTTTTTTCGTCTTTCAGCCTGCAGAGACCAGTACCCCATGTTGTCCCTCAAAGTGCGGTCACAGAAGAATACCTGCGGAGCTTCCGTCCATATCACACAGCTGAGGACCTTCGCATGCCATCGATTCCCCACCTCGGCCTGGACCCGGCTGCAGCGGCATATTATCACAACACCTACCTAGcagcccaccaccccttccctCACCCTGCTTTTAGGTAAAGAGTTTACTTCTGCCTTAGGTACTAAGCATTGcagaaaagaatttaaaataaccAGGTATTTTGTCTTTGCAGAATGGACGAATCATACTGTTTGTCAGCATTGAGGTCTCCTTTCTACCCACTGCACAGTCCCGGATCTCTGCCACCTCTGCATCCCTCTGCTATGCACCTGCATCTGTCTGGTGTTCGCTATCCAGCAGACCTCACCCATTCATCACTGTCTGCCCTGCAATCAGAGCGAATTTCCAGCCTAACAGCTGAGAGGTAACGTCTATGATACTGAGATTTATTGAATAATTTGCCCGATATGCTCCAATAGGTTACAAGCCTTGATGAGCGACTCTGCTTATTGGGTTAGGGTAATGTCAAACGCCAATCCTCTTAAACTTACTAAAGTACTAATTTCAGAACTTTCAAACTTCACAACTGTTGATGTGTTTACCAATATTATTAACTCATACATTAGAGGAAATGATTTACTgcacaaaaagtaaaatgtttcttttctggcAGACTTCAAATGGATGAAGAGCTCCGGCAGCGAGAGCGAGAAAGAGAGCGGGAGAGGGAAAAAGAAAGGGAGGCAGATCGGGAACGGGAAAAAGAGAGAGAACGGGAAAGAGAACGAGAGAGGGAGAAGAAAGAGTTGGAAAGGGAGAAGGAGCGAGAGAGAGAACGGGAACTCGAAAGGCAGCGTGAGAGGGCAAGAGAAAAAGAGGCAACACTCCTGAAGAACCTGGAGAGCCAATTCTTGGCGGAGTCTGAGCTTCACCCGCTACGAAGTCACCAGGAAGAACGGATGAAACCCACAGAGCAACCCCCTTCCATCAGACCTGGTAAATGTTATTTCTATCCTGTGCCAGAACTTTAGTGAATGATCAATGTAAAATGGCTTCATATACACAAGAAAAATTAAAGTTGTTTCACTTCCCATCAGATTGTTTTCTATTAGGCAGATATTTTTGATGGCATAATGTTTACAAAATCAAGTAATAATAAAGCCACTGTACACCCTTTAGAACCAAAAGCATGTGGGACGATTTCCAAATagagttcaggtgtccccagtgaaggagTTCTGGTATtaccccatcatacaaagacattgcagacaattgtgctcttccagacTTTTCTGTTGccaccatgactgtgccccggggtacaaaaccataaagacatggggtcaccagtttgatTTGAAGGAATTATAGTGGCCTGCACAGCTCCCTGTCCTCACCCtatgaacacctttgggatgaattggaatggtaaGCCAGGTCTTCTTACCAAACATCAGTACGTGACCTTACCAATGGGGgagggcaaatccccaccatcagtacgtgacctcaccaataggggaggacaaatccccaccatcagtacgtgacctcaccaataggggagGACAAATCCCCNNNNNNNNNNNNNNNNNNNNNNNNNNNNNNNNNNNNNNNNNNNNNNNNNNNNNNNNNNNNNNNNNNNNNNNNNNNNNNNNNNNNNNNNNNNNNNNNNNNNNNNNNNNNNNNNNNNNNNNNNNNNNNNNNNNNNNNNNNNNNNNNNNNNcaaatccccaccatcagtaccagacctcaccaatagggggcaaaaaCCCCAGTTTTCAGAAAACCTTCTAGAGGAGCTTCCACACACTGGAGCACCTTCATAacaatggccatggttttggcaTGGAATGTCCACAAGCAGAGATGAGAATGTCAGATGTCCAAACATTTTTGGCCATATGGTGCATCACCACAAAATTGTATCTTGCTATTATTCCACATccttaatttacctttttatttttccctacaGAGAAGTTAAAAGAATCCTCCTTACAGACTGCAAAGCCAGTTCCACATTCGTTACATCCGCCACCTGCCACACACCACGCTGTGCCCAGCTTGATTTCAACCCATGCTGCTTTCCCCCAACCTAACTCAGCTGCGGCAGCCGCTCTTCTGGCCCagaggacacaggaggaggagaagtggCTGGCACGGCAAAGACGTCTGAGGCAAGAGAAGGAAGACCGTCAATTCCAAGTGTCTGAATTCCGGCAGCAGGTGTTGGAGCAGCAGCTGGATATAACTGGCCGTCCTATTCCACAGCCGGAGCTTGAACTTAGGCCAGAGAACCTCAGGTTAGTTTTCAGCACTATCAATTGCTTTGCTTGTACAACCTATTGAAGTGCCTCTAAtcccaagaacaaaatgtaatatatgtcaGCTTACAGTCCTTGGATGTGATAGCTTCATCACTTGCTTTTTGTGCCATTTTGTTTGTGATTCAGCCAGTTACACATTTTCTGTTGTAAGGTCACCTACTGTATTTATGAAGACGTGTCATCCTCAAGGGCAGAAAGTGTCTTAGCACTATTtagtaaacaaaaattgtttatCACAGAGTTTAGCTTTGTTACCATTGTTGTAGTTTGTGAGAAATGAAAACTATCCTGAACACTTAAAAATGCTGTCAATGGGGAATGTAAACCCAGTCTCATCATACAGGTACTTCTACTACACCCTTGGataaacattaaaactttttttgttgcattgtttCATAAAGGGTTATAAGCAATCGCAATGAAAGCAACATCCGAGAGCCTCTACAGCACTTTGGAGGCCCACCACCGCTCATTTCTCCAAAACCGCAACAACAGCCAACGCCAACTTCATTATGGAACCCTGTGACACTGATGGAGCACCCCACAGAGCCACGACGCACCCAAGAACCCAACACTGTCCATAACCACCCCGCTGCCATTTTTGAACATAACAGACAGGCTATTGCCCCAGTCAAAATAGAGCGTCCATATTCATTTGAGAAGCAGCAGCAGGACGAGGAAGAGGTGGCACACAAGAGAAGAGAACAGACTGAGAAGTACCAGCCAAATCGTGATTCCTCCACATTGGAGCATGCTGGTTATTCCCATGCCCCTTTCCTTGCCGAGCTTGAAAAGTCAACGCAGTCTTTCCTAAACCAGCAGCGGAGTTCCCTCCAGCAAGCTGGCCAGACAGAGATCACACTGATCCACAAACCAATCACGGCGCTCAGGGCGCCACCACCGAGGACACGAGAGTCCATGTACGTCTACGATGAGTTCTTACAGCAACACCGCAGGCTGGTCAGTAAGCTGGACATGGAGGAACGGAGACGGAAAGAGGCCCGGGAAAAAGGTAAGACGTGTACAAGTTGCAGCATACACATTAGAGCAGAGGTCgacaaactctggcctttagcccagatacagcctagccagtagtccgttctggcctaacgccccccctggTTGccgggggtcggcaacctgcggctcgagCCTCcatgttatgcctcccttccctatttaccgcggcctgCGTTCCGCCacaggggtaaggggacattccctctcctccgtatgcattgtggaggagagggatttccctttaggggccTTCCtagtggggggcagagccatcagcgcgggactcgagagagagagagagtccagcctagtgtgccttcttgacctcctgaaatggcctagtagccaaaaaagtttgctgacccctgcattagAGGAGTGAAGTAGAAACAAATTGCTGACTTATGAGGGAGTGGCCAAATATGAATCCTTTTAGATTTAGAGTTCGGATTCCTAAACTATGTTCACCGGTTTTCTCCCTCTTTAGGTTATTACTATGACTTGGATGATTCATACGATGAAAGCGATGAAGAGGAAGTGCGAGCACACCTCCGACGAGTTGCTGAGCAGCCACCACTCAAGCTGGACACATCCTCTGAGGTATGGGACGGGGGTTTAGGTTGGCATTGTGGAGCTGACCCTGCATGCTACTAAGCTTCTTCATTTTCGGAACAAAGTTTGGTACAAATTACAGATAAAAATTACCACCCACTATATGAGCTGCAAGCAAGATAATAAATTGCCCCTGAGTCAAGTCAGCATTGATTAAGAACTTAGTGCTAAGGCTAGATAGGAGTAAAGCAGGCATTTACAAAGTGCTTCACCACCCGCTATCCACTCTGTATGAATGAATCCATTATAAAGATGTGTCATAGTCCagtgtgtaaatgtttttgattttgtttccAACAGAAGTTGGAGTTCCTTAAGATGTTTGGTCTCACAACCCAACAAGAAAAGGAGCGTGTCCTCCAAGAGAAACGGAGGAAAAGAAGACGAATGTTTCGGGAAAGGAGTCAGTCACCTCCAATGATACAAAACAAGAGGCAGACGCCATCTCCACATTCTCCTCTCTCCACCAGATTCACCCCAGAAGAGCTCAACAACAGTCCCaacctggaggaaaagaagaaattTCTCACGTTTTTCGACCTGTCGCACGTCAGTACAGAGAAAAGGAAAGGTAAGAAAGGGCCTTGATGATAACACTCACTGGGATGGTGGGCAACCATTTACATTACGACTGGATCTAATCTATAATAACCAAGTGTCTACTCTTTGATGAGCGCAGGATACAAATATGAGGAATATAAATAGTTTGCGGCTGACTACCACATTAGAAAAACATGGAATCCTAATTTACAATTTCTTTGAATGGATGACCCCAATGCACTAGAAGTAGTAGATACCTTTAATGATACTGAAGACCTTTCGGGAGCCTTTCCTGTGCCACGTTTCTCGGCAGTAATACGGCTGCAGCCTCACACAGCTCAATGGACGAAAAGAGAAATATCTTCTGTTTCCATTTCAAATCAtagtcttaaaataaaaaagcaatatattccAGCTTGCTAATCCCTAAATATGTTGgctgcatttttcctttttttaaaaaaaacaaaaaacaaattacttctaGGGTGATACCATCTACCTAATTTACTGTATAAAGAAGCAGCATTGACAAGACAGAGCTATAGAAACCCTCCTTTTCTCCATATTATACATGGGTTGGGTACTGTAGGCTTCAAAGATAAGCAAAAATTTAAGAAAGTGCTAGCTTTCAAAGAGGTGACCATATGCTAGAGTTGAGGAACATTGCTGGTGCTCAGCGTTACAATAATAGCCTTGAAGTATATAGTAAAATGCATATCTTATACTTCAACAGTTCAATAGCAGGCTGCTTTAACACATTGTCTTCCTTATGGCAGATAAGGAAAAACTGATGGAAATGCTTGAAGCAATTAAGCAGAAAAATGCAGCACCTGAGGCACAGAAGAACCAAATGCCAGCCCTGACTCGGGCCAGCCCACCACCTCCACCTCTTCCCGCCTCAGGTAAGACAAGTCACCTTCTTGTTAAAACCATTT
The genomic region above belongs to Pyxicephalus adspersus chromosome 9, UCB_Pads_2.0, whole genome shotgun sequence and contains:
- the GSE1 gene encoding genetic suppressor element 1 isoform X4 — translated: MFGLKPPLYYLPGMNHEPKSASIGMLSTATRTTATVSPLTPSPINGSLVPNGSPAASSALSVQSAPSSSFAAALRKLAKQAEEPRGSSISSESSPVSSPATNHSSPASTPKRGPMGPIIVPPGGHSVPNTPPVVTIAPTKTVNGVWRSEARQQSEGASRASSLSRERLLAESQMPPEKAGTPSIPSHLLGNAYAFAIPPSSVVQDSRFPLNLQRPVPHVVPQSAVTEEYLRSFRPYHTAEDLRMPSIPHLGLDPAAAAYYHNTYLAAHHPFPHPAFRMDESYCLSALRSPFYPLHSPGSLPPLHPSAMHLHLSGVRYPADLTHSSLSALQSERISSLTAERLQMDEELRQREREREREREKEREADREREKEREREREREREKKELEREKERERERELERQRERAREKEATLLKNLESQFLAESELHPLRSHQEERMKPTEQPPSIRPEKLKESSLQTAKPVPHSLHPPPATHHAVPSLISTHAAFPQPNSAAAAALLAQRTQEEEKWLARQRRLRQEKEDRQFQVSEFRQQVLEQQLDITGRPIPQPELELRPENLRVISNRNESNIREPLQHFGGPPPLISPKPQQQPTPTSLWNPVTLMEHPTEPRRTQEPNTVHNHPAAIFEHNRQAIAPVKIERPYSFEKQQQDEEEVAHKRREQTEKYQPNRDSSTLEHAGYSHAPFLAELEKSTQSFLNQQRSSLQQAGQTEITLIHKPITALRAPPPRTRESMYVYDEFLQQHRRLVSKLDMEERRRKEAREKGYYYDLDDSYDESDEEEVRAHLRRVAEQPPLKLDTSSEKLEFLKMFGLTTQQEKERVLQEKRRKRRRMFRERSQSPPMIQNKRQTPSPHSPLSTRFTPEELNNSPNLEEKKKFLTFFDLSHVSTEKRKDKEKLMEMLEAIKQKNAAPEAQKNQMPALTRASPPPPPLPASGPASEDQPAAPPSIHPEPPAPIASTSTCTVPVPEPVKPLEPIRPDQPKLLDSARVPPLPLPVQPPVTNVPIPDKIRLVEAPPKKSLSILNFVRGHPPKENLVQPSQSMNGRNKTWEPFMAEEFAHQFHESVLQSTQKALQKHKGGSGLHIAELNHKSDASVHYNIPELQKPSRAPSQQQNGQPGPGQPGAGHGLRQQDVTSAEEVSEEEEDEEEDEDEDEPPRPKWQGIEAIFEAYQEHLEEQNLERQVLESQCKRLEAQHYNLSLTAEQLSHRMADLMSQKQRISSERDRLQAELEHFRKCLVLPSSSWSRGYFKGHPR
- the GSE1 gene encoding genetic suppressor element 1 isoform X5; protein product: MKGMNHEPKSASIGMLSTATRTTATVSPLTPSPINGSLVPNGSPAASSALSVQSAPSSSFAAALRKLAKQAEEPRGSSISSESSPVSSPATNHSSPASTPKRGPMGPIIVPPGGHSVPNTPPVVTIAPTKTVNGVWRSEARQQSEGASRASSLSRERLLAESQMPPEKAGTPSIPSHLLGNAYAFAIPPSSVVQDSRFPLNLQRPVPHVVPQSAVTEEYLRSFRPYHTAEDLRMPSIPHLGLDPAAAAYYHNTYLAAHHPFPHPAFRMDESYCLSALRSPFYPLHSPGSLPPLHPSAMHLHLSGVRYPADLTHSSLSALQSERISSLTAERLQMDEELRQREREREREREKEREADREREKEREREREREREKKELEREKERERERELERQRERAREKEATLLKNLESQFLAESELHPLRSHQEERMKPTEQPPSIRPEKLKESSLQTAKPVPHSLHPPPATHHAVPSLISTHAAFPQPNSAAAAALLAQRTQEEEKWLARQRRLRQEKEDRQFQVSEFRQQVLEQQLDITGRPIPQPELELRPENLRVISNRNESNIREPLQHFGGPPPLISPKPQQQPTPTSLWNPVTLMEHPTEPRRTQEPNTVHNHPAAIFEHNRQAIAPVKIERPYSFEKQQQDEEEVAHKRREQTEKYQPNRDSSTLEHAGYSHAPFLAELEKSTQSFLNQQRSSLQQAGQTEITLIHKPITALRAPPPRTRESMYVYDEFLQQHRRLVSKLDMEERRRKEAREKGYYYDLDDSYDESDEEEVRAHLRRVAEQPPLKLDTSSEKLEFLKMFGLTTQQEKERVLQEKRRKRRRMFRERSQSPPMIQNKRQTPSPHSPLSTRFTPEELNNSPNLEEKKKFLTFFDLSHVSTEKRKDKEKLMEMLEAIKQKNAAPEAQKNQMPALTRASPPPPPLPASGPASEDQPAAPPSIHPEPPAPIASTSTCTVPVPEPVKPLEPIRPDQPKLLDSARVPPLPLPVQPPVTNVPIPDKIRLVEAPPKKSLSILNFVRGHPPKENLVQPSQSMNGRNKTWEPFMAEEFAHQFHESVLQSTQKALQKHKGGSGLHIAELNHKSDASVHYNIPELQKPSRAPSQQQNGQPGPGQPGAGHGLRQQDVTSAEEVSEEEEDEEEDEDEDEPPRPKWQGIEAIFEAYQEHLEEQNLERQVLESQCKRLEAQHYNLSLTAEQLSHRMADLMSQKQRISSERDRLQAELEHFRKCLVLPSSSWSRGYFKGHPR